In a genomic window of Methylovirgula sp. 4M-Z18:
- a CDS encoding Ig-like domain-containing protein, whose protein sequence is MSVNTAYTDPLGLPNGDGSIGAAGGVLQEPGLLNNYASRPAWQVAGVDYAVGVTPNTVLQTPTVNDLPAGVTLGQGVIYVDGNNVTLNGYDLTNYTVMVNSDATGTVTISNCAATTGVNIRSTVDATANLVVQNCTFDGGGMASDPNFQLIKVWTPLTVEYSVIKNAPAAIYAGGGAPLTVLYNEMEGFAWSPGAHANAIYVTGGNNPSATTLIAYNTIYSGATQNAQGFPIGLGAAIAFFDDGGNFYHSTVANNTVISALPGGSSYLIGFYVGSGHSATGGVVENNFVASVNGFNNANSGAYGAFYTGSSGVVQATYTHNVDMSDGYLIAGDNTETPLGAGSPPIVGGSPLSPPVIGGFSPDTGIVGDHITNANQLTLTGTAAANSTLAVFDGTTQVGTTTADANGQWTFTTQTLSDGNHHLTATDTTASGTSAPSADFAVTIDTHVPGAPTMMAQSQDGYAVGSTTTLKDIVLQGTAEVNSTVNVFDSGKPLGSAVVDGTGKWSFDTGQLANGLHNFTAAATDIAGTTSAPSATLSETIGAPSHDPHKLIIKGMATADSHIQMYDGQTYIGTVTASADGHWTFVTPSVLSDDMHTFRADDIGAGAPSSANVIVGSTGGSVLAGVSGNDYFFGRGHPDTFVFAQNFGHESIKDFVPAGATHDVIQFSASEFDSFASVLSHAAQVGQDVTIATANDVLTLKNTQLGALNSHDFHFA, encoded by the coding sequence ATGTCGGTAAACACTGCTTACACTGATCCGCTCGGTTTGCCGAATGGTGATGGATCTATAGGAGCAGCCGGAGGTGTCCTGCAGGAGCCTGGTCTTCTGAACAATTATGCGAGCCGCCCGGCGTGGCAAGTTGCGGGCGTAGACTACGCTGTCGGCGTGACTCCCAACACAGTCCTCCAAACACCAACGGTGAATGACCTGCCGGCAGGAGTGACGTTAGGACAAGGTGTGATCTATGTCGACGGCAATAACGTTACACTGAACGGTTACGACCTGACGAACTACACGGTCATGGTCAACAGTGACGCAACTGGCACGGTCACGATCAGTAATTGTGCCGCGACCACCGGCGTGAATATCCGAAGCACGGTGGACGCGACCGCCAATTTGGTTGTCCAAAATTGCACGTTTGACGGCGGCGGGATGGCGTCAGATCCTAATTTTCAATTGATTAAGGTTTGGACACCACTCACTGTCGAATACAGCGTGATCAAGAATGCACCCGCCGCCATCTATGCGGGTGGCGGAGCCCCTTTGACTGTGCTTTACAACGAAATGGAAGGGTTCGCTTGGTCCCCTGGCGCGCATGCGAATGCGATCTACGTAACGGGCGGTAATAACCCGTCCGCCACGACCCTGATCGCTTACAACACCATATACAGTGGCGCGACGCAAAATGCCCAAGGATTTCCGATTGGGTTGGGCGCTGCGATCGCCTTTTTTGATGACGGCGGGAATTTCTATCACAGTACGGTGGCCAACAATACGGTGATCTCCGCTTTGCCGGGAGGTTCATCATATTTGATAGGCTTTTATGTCGGTTCAGGACATAGCGCGACAGGCGGTGTCGTTGAGAATAATTTCGTTGCATCCGTAAACGGCTTCAACAATGCAAATAGCGGTGCATACGGCGCATTTTATACCGGCTCGTCGGGTGTCGTTCAGGCAACCTATACTCATAATGTCGATATGAGTGACGGCTATCTCATTGCGGGAGACAATACCGAAACCCCGCTTGGCGCCGGTTCTCCCCCGATTGTTGGCGGTTCACCGTTGAGTCCGCCCGTGATCGGCGGATTTTCGCCAGATACGGGAATCGTTGGTGATCACATCACCAATGCCAATCAGCTGACTCTTACCGGGACGGCTGCAGCGAACAGCACGCTCGCAGTTTTTGATGGGACGACGCAGGTTGGCACAACAACGGCGGATGCAAACGGCCAGTGGACGTTCACCACCCAAACACTGAGCGATGGTAATCACCATCTGACCGCAACGGATACGACGGCGTCGGGAACCAGTGCGCCATCCGCAGACTTTGCAGTCACGATAGACACGCATGTCCCCGGCGCACCAACGATGATGGCCCAATCGCAGGACGGGTATGCCGTTGGCAGCACGACCACTCTTAAGGATATTGTCCTTCAGGGCACTGCCGAGGTGAACAGCACCGTTAATGTTTTCGATTCCGGCAAGCCCCTTGGCAGCGCGGTCGTGGATGGCACTGGTAAATGGAGTTTCGACACCGGCCAGCTCGCAAATGGACTTCACAACTTCACGGCGGCGGCGACCGATATCGCGGGCACGACCAGCGCGCCCAGTGCGACGCTCAGCGAAACCATCGGCGCGCCGAGTCATGATCCTCATAAGCTCATCATCAAAGGGATGGCTACCGCGGACAGTCATATTCAGATGTATGACGGCCAAACCTATATCGGTACAGTAACTGCGAGCGCTGATGGTCATTGGACGTTTGTCACGCCCTCTGTTCTGTCCGATGATATGCATACCTTCAGGGCTGATGATATCGGCGCCGGGGCACCAAGCTCGGCAAACGTGATTGTTGGCTCGACAGGCGGCAGTGTTCTGGCGGGTGTGTCGGGTAATGATTATTTCTTTGGGAGAGGCCATCCGGATACGTTCGTGTTTGCGCAAAACTTCGGACATGAATCGATCAAGGATTTCGTTCCGGCAGGCGCAACGCATGATGTTATCCAGTTTAGCGCCAGCGAGTTCGACAGCTTTGCTAGCGTGCTCTCGCATGCCGCGCAGGTTGGTCAGGACGTCACTATCGCAACAGCGAACGATGTACTTACCCTGAAGAATACTCAGCTCGGGGCGCTCAACAGCCATGACTTCCATTTTGCGTAA
- a CDS encoding glycosyltransferase family 2 protein: protein MMNASQIDVSVVIVNWNTIDLLRDCIDSVYSTISDVKFEIVVIDNGSTDGSVAMVRREFPDVILIANTRNVGFAAANNQGFAIALGRHILLLNSDTIVLDGAIQKTVAYSDAHPDTAALGCRVLNPDLSLQCSCFMFPSLLNAFLFSTYLYKLFPKSRFFGREQMTWWPRDDAREVDVVTGCYMLVRREAIDEAGVLDDGFFMYAEETDWCYRFRAKGWKNRFMPDAQIIHFGGASAVKLGARRAQIANASFVRYMRKHWSKPKALVGIYMLLLFYVIRLAALLPKRVVSADEVDKRKIANHWAGLKDICARSIHG, encoded by the coding sequence ATGATGAATGCATCGCAGATCGATGTCTCTGTCGTTATCGTCAATTGGAATACAATTGACCTGCTACGCGATTGCATCGACTCAGTTTATTCCACCATCAGCGATGTAAAATTTGAGATCGTCGTCATCGACAATGGCTCTACTGATGGCTCTGTCGCGATGGTGCGTCGTGAATTTCCTGACGTGATCCTCATCGCAAACACTCGGAATGTCGGATTTGCAGCAGCGAACAATCAGGGCTTCGCGATCGCATTGGGGCGTCATATCCTGCTGCTCAACAGCGACACGATTGTATTGGATGGGGCAATTCAAAAAACCGTGGCATATTCCGACGCTCATCCGGATACCGCGGCCCTTGGGTGCCGCGTCTTGAATCCCGATTTAAGTCTGCAGTGCAGCTGTTTTATGTTTCCATCGTTGCTGAACGCGTTTCTGTTCTCGACATACTTATACAAGCTGTTTCCAAAGAGCCGTTTCTTTGGGCGTGAACAAATGACGTGGTGGCCAAGAGACGATGCACGAGAGGTCGATGTCGTCACAGGGTGCTATATGCTGGTTCGACGGGAGGCGATTGACGAAGCCGGTGTGTTAGACGACGGATTCTTTATGTATGCAGAGGAGACAGATTGGTGCTATCGATTTCGGGCGAAGGGTTGGAAGAATCGATTCATGCCCGATGCGCAGATCATCCACTTTGGCGGAGCTAGCGCCGTTAAGCTCGGCGCCCGCCGCGCTCAAATCGCGAATGCATCGTTTGTGCGATATATGCGAAAGCATTGGTCGAAGCCCAAGGCGCTGGTTGGGATCTACATGCTTCTATTATTTTATGTCATCCGGCTGGCTGCACTGTTGCCCAAGCGCGTTGTAAGCGCAGATGAAGTCGATAAAAGAAAGATCGCAAATCATTGGGCCGGTCTCAAAGACATTTGCGCGCGCAGCATTCATGGCTAG
- a CDS encoding glycosyltransferase family 4 protein, with protein sequence MRKLLLIAPTCDGQDVGEAWVAYQWVKRLAVRNDVTLLTYNKRSKLPASVQLPGLRVVEWTEPSLFSRVERFNSLLKPGYIPFYIKARGWIRRALAQGEKFDLAHQILPVAMRYPSPLAGLGLRYLIGPVGGSLDSPEGFKGDRDTAPWYVGLRRLDRLRMRFDPWLRQTYTDASCVVGIAPYVRSFLSGLPVRRFEILSETGLEALPDAVDRSGRVGPLRLLYVGRVIRTKGIRDAIRAMALLKDLPLVLDVVGDGFDRAICEDLVAKLGLAERVIFHGRLARADVDRFYQSADIFVFPSYREPGGNAVFEAMGWGLPIVTCDRGGPGAAVDETSGILITPVDPNQFAHAISDAIRHLAMNRALRLMLGDGARLRAATVALWTQKVRRMEELYLKLSDEATLSDVEAQSNNCDLGLNERQRLQ encoded by the coding sequence GTGCGGAAATTGCTACTGATTGCACCAACGTGCGACGGCCAGGATGTGGGGGAGGCCTGGGTTGCATATCAGTGGGTCAAGCGGCTTGCTGTTCGTAACGATGTTACTCTCCTGACATACAATAAACGCAGCAAGCTCCCGGCATCAGTCCAGCTTCCGGGGCTGCGCGTTGTGGAGTGGACAGAACCGTCACTATTCAGCAGGGTAGAGCGATTCAATAGCCTGCTCAAGCCGGGTTATATTCCATTCTATATCAAAGCGCGCGGCTGGATTCGGCGCGCATTGGCCCAAGGTGAGAAATTTGATCTGGCCCATCAGATCCTTCCCGTTGCCATGCGTTACCCTTCCCCCCTCGCGGGATTGGGTCTTCGATATCTTATAGGGCCAGTGGGCGGAAGTCTTGATTCCCCAGAAGGGTTCAAAGGTGACCGCGACACGGCTCCCTGGTACGTCGGACTGCGTCGGCTTGATAGGCTGAGAATGCGGTTCGACCCATGGCTGCGGCAAACCTATACGGATGCGTCTTGCGTCGTTGGCATAGCGCCATATGTTCGGTCATTCCTATCAGGTCTACCCGTCCGCAGGTTTGAAATTCTAAGCGAAACGGGTCTCGAGGCGCTTCCTGACGCCGTCGATCGCTCAGGTCGCGTTGGCCCGCTCCGACTTCTTTATGTGGGCCGAGTTATCCGCACCAAGGGGATCCGTGACGCGATCAGGGCCATGGCGCTATTGAAAGATTTGCCTTTGGTGCTCGACGTTGTCGGGGACGGATTTGACCGGGCCATATGCGAAGATCTCGTGGCAAAACTGGGGCTCGCAGAACGCGTGATCTTTCATGGGCGCCTGGCACGCGCAGATGTCGATCGCTTCTATCAATCGGCCGACATTTTTGTCTTTCCAAGCTATCGCGAGCCTGGGGGGAATGCCGTCTTCGAGGCGATGGGCTGGGGCTTACCGATCGTGACCTGCGATCGCGGCGGGCCGGGGGCTGCTGTGGACGAGACAAGTGGGATACTTATAACGCCGGTAGACCCAAATCAGTTCGCGCATGCAATCTCAGACGCCATCCGGCATCTTGCCATGAATCGGGCACTCCGGCTGATGCTCGGTGATGGTGCGCGCCTTCGTGCCGCTACCGTTGCGCTTTGGACTCAAAAGGTCCGCCGCATGGAGGAACTCTACCTCAAGCTTTCGGACGAAGCGACATTGAGCGACGTCGAAGCCCAATCAAACAACTGCGATCTTGGGCTCAATGAACGTCAGAGGTTGCAATGA
- a CDS encoding class I SAM-dependent methyltransferase produces the protein MQLGLKAKDVRAESLRVLVAIASYGTSNDRFLERIIREYRSMSFDIDIVVLSNIYKSAPGVECLVGLPAKNPWSLPFGHKKLFVDRRDDYDLFIYSEDDILIAEPSLRAWLEVTTSLEEDEIAGFLRVEFGGDGARSYPDVHGHFHWTPLSVRRRGDYTLAHFTNEHAACYVLSRTQLKKVLESGGFDVAPHEGRYDLLCTAATDPYTQCGLTKLIPVSHLDLFTVHHMSNRYVGKMGVTAEEFSHQTNALLHIAGNGSQAKPLLPTETRLWRGAYSKDYYEPVDEQVTARIPKTARNILSIGCAAGATERWIAKDRGLHVVAIPLDPIIAGGAEADGVEMIYDEIACVVSRCNERFDCVLCLNVLHLAPRPQQLLSLSHALMDPNATLIVQTPNMMSLRALWRRFRNGSRLPLLNDYKSTGMHFSSARTIRNWCAEVGFRVDKAFGIATDPKEGRDLMTSGIGGYLPASLSLPLAASIIVEATRVEQGACHAA, from the coding sequence ATGCAGCTGGGTTTGAAAGCCAAAGACGTTCGGGCGGAATCGCTCCGTGTCTTGGTGGCGATCGCAAGCTACGGGACGTCGAACGATCGCTTTCTCGAGCGAATCATTCGCGAGTATCGCTCGATGTCGTTTGATATTGATATTGTGGTTCTGTCTAACATCTACAAATCCGCACCGGGTGTGGAATGTCTTGTTGGGCTGCCCGCCAAGAATCCGTGGTCGTTACCCTTCGGCCACAAGAAACTTTTTGTCGATCGGCGGGATGACTATGATCTGTTCATTTATTCGGAAGACGACATTCTGATCGCTGAGCCGAGTCTTCGGGCTTGGTTGGAGGTGACCACGAGCCTGGAAGAGGACGAAATAGCAGGCTTTCTACGCGTTGAGTTTGGAGGTGACGGCGCGCGAAGCTATCCCGATGTGCACGGGCATTTTCACTGGACCCCATTATCGGTCAGACGACGGGGCGACTATACACTTGCCCATTTCACCAACGAGCATGCCGCTTGCTACGTCTTGAGCCGAACGCAACTTAAGAAAGTACTGGAGTCTGGCGGATTCGATGTCGCTCCGCACGAGGGAAGATACGATCTGCTATGCACGGCCGCGACCGATCCTTATACCCAGTGCGGCTTAACAAAATTGATCCCCGTTTCGCACTTGGACCTATTCACGGTCCATCACATGTCCAACCGTTATGTGGGAAAGATGGGCGTGACAGCGGAGGAATTCAGCCACCAAACGAACGCCTTGTTGCATATCGCCGGGAACGGTTCTCAGGCCAAGCCGCTGCTTCCTACCGAGACACGGCTTTGGCGCGGTGCGTATTCAAAGGACTACTACGAGCCCGTGGACGAGCAGGTGACCGCGCGCATTCCCAAGACGGCACGGAACATCCTTTCCATTGGCTGCGCCGCCGGGGCGACCGAACGATGGATCGCGAAAGACAGGGGTCTGCATGTTGTCGCGATTCCCCTGGACCCGATCATTGCGGGTGGGGCAGAGGCCGACGGTGTCGAGATGATTTACGACGAGATCGCGTGCGTCGTGTCACGTTGCAATGAGCGCTTTGACTGCGTTCTTTGCCTGAACGTTTTGCATCTTGCGCCGAGGCCGCAACAGCTTCTCTCCTTATCGCATGCGCTGATGGATCCAAACGCGACGCTCATCGTCCAAACACCCAATATGATGTCGCTTCGGGCGCTTTGGCGCCGATTCAGAAACGGTTCGCGGCTGCCGCTGCTGAATGATTACAAATCCACTGGAATGCACTTCAGCTCGGCCAGAACCATTCGAAACTGGTGTGCCGAAGTGGGGTTCAGGGTTGACAAGGCGTTCGGAATTGCGACAGACCCTAAAGAGGGGAGAGACCTGATGACGTCAGGAATCGGCGGCTATCTACCTGCATCACTGTCACTTCCGCTCGCCGCTTCGATCATTGTTGAGGCGACACGCGTGGAGCAGGGGGCATGTCACGCCGCTTGA
- a CDS encoding glycosyltransferase yields MEQYKIIYLHFKSLSLKIDYYLNSWVFQTLSGLCRAKGPLGALAGQALEAARSIFGNGARMNVLVYPHSMEIGGSQLNAVQIAGAVRDRGHQVIVVSERGPLVARVAALGLEHIEIPRDRARPSPHVIRLLRDVVKRRAVDVVHGHEWPPIVEGFLGAGLLGNAALVGTVMSMSVVSFLPRSSPLTVGTEMIRSAATRAGYQSVTLLEPPVDTLADNPSVDGYAFRIGHGIAPNDILGVMVCRLVPDLKLEGLLSACSAAGQMAFNGAPFRLMIIGDGPAKGQVVARANEVNVAAGRKIIELAGEMPDPRPGYAAADIVIGQGGSALRGMAFGKPLIVIGEEGFSELLTPESAPTFLRQGWYGLGSGSRGAGVAALHAALEATVPSSAYRRSLGLFGRTLVEERFSLINAAQKMEETYLLAMRNKPSVGQRLIDGARSVHLLTGYKLHRRFQRWIGTASRDDSNARGRISTILASGQIGGTTRNS; encoded by the coding sequence ATGGAACAATATAAAATAATTTATTTGCATTTTAAATCGTTATCATTGAAAATTGACTATTATTTAAATAGTTGGGTTTTCCAGACTTTGTCTGGTCTGTGTCGAGCGAAGGGTCCCCTTGGAGCACTGGCAGGCCAAGCGCTCGAAGCAGCAAGAAGCATCTTTGGCAACGGTGCCCGCATGAACGTTCTCGTTTACCCGCATTCCATGGAAATCGGCGGTTCGCAACTCAACGCCGTGCAGATCGCCGGCGCTGTGCGCGACCGAGGTCACCAGGTTATCGTCGTTTCGGAGCGCGGCCCCCTGGTGGCGCGCGTGGCGGCGCTCGGGCTCGAACATATTGAAATTCCACGCGACCGGGCACGCCCGTCGCCGCATGTCATTCGACTGCTTCGCGACGTGGTCAAACGACGAGCCGTGGACGTAGTGCACGGGCACGAATGGCCGCCCATCGTTGAAGGGTTTCTTGGTGCGGGGCTTCTTGGCAATGCCGCTCTGGTTGGAACCGTTATGTCGATGTCGGTCGTCTCTTTCCTGCCACGCAGCAGTCCGTTGACCGTTGGCACCGAGATGATCCGCAGCGCCGCGACCAGGGCGGGATATCAATCGGTCACGTTGCTTGAGCCGCCGGTCGATACGCTTGCGGATAATCCATCGGTTGATGGGTATGCGTTTCGCATTGGACACGGGATTGCTCCGAACGACATCTTGGGCGTCATGGTGTGCCGGCTGGTCCCTGATCTCAAACTCGAAGGGCTGCTGAGTGCATGCAGCGCAGCTGGCCAAATGGCATTCAACGGAGCCCCCTTTCGCCTGATGATTATCGGTGATGGGCCAGCAAAAGGGCAAGTCGTGGCCCGCGCAAACGAGGTCAATGTCGCTGCAGGGCGTAAAATCATTGAACTTGCGGGCGAGATGCCGGATCCCCGCCCCGGCTATGCTGCCGCCGACATTGTCATCGGCCAGGGCGGCTCGGCATTGCGCGGCATGGCTTTCGGCAAACCACTCATTGTCATCGGCGAGGAGGGTTTCAGTGAACTCCTGACGCCGGAGAGTGCGCCAACCTTCCTTCGCCAGGGCTGGTACGGGCTCGGATCGGGTTCGCGCGGTGCCGGCGTCGCGGCGTTGCACGCGGCTCTCGAAGCGACCGTTCCTTCTTCGGCCTACCGCCGATCACTGGGATTGTTTGGCCGGACGTTGGTCGAGGAGCGCTTCAGCCTCATCAATGCGGCTCAGAAGATGGAGGAGACATACCTGTTGGCCATGCGCAACAAACCTTCCGTCGGTCAACGGCTGATCGACGGCGCACGGTCGGTCCACCTCCTGACCGGCTACAAGCTGCACCGAAGGTTTCAGAGATGGATTGGGACCGCCAGCCGTGATGATAGCAACGCCCGCGGCCGAATCTCGACCATTCTTGCTTCTGGTCAAATTGGTGGAACGACACGTAATAGCTGA